In the Trueperaceae bacterium genome, GGCCAGGCGTTCACGAGCATGGAGCTGCAGTCGATCATCGGTCGCGACCTGCCCGTGCTGGGCGGCCTGGCACTCGTCGTCATCGTGCTGATGCTCTTCCTGAACTTCCGCACGCTGCAGGGCACACTACTGCCGCTCGCGTTGATCCTCCTGGGCGTGGTGTGGGGCATGGGCCTCTTCGGGCTCTTGGGCGGCAAGCTCATGGCACTGACGGTCATCGGACCCATCGCCGTCATGGCCGTGGCGAGCTCGTTCATCATCAACATGCTGGGCCGCTACTACTTCGAGCTGGCGCACGGGGCAGGGAAGAGGGTCGCCATCGACAGGATGCTCGGCGAGACAGGCCTCGGGGTGATCGTGTCCGGCGTCGCGATCTCGGCCGCCATGAGCACCTTCATGCTCTCCAGCCTCCAGATGGTGCGCGGCCTCGGTCTGGTGGCGCTGCTGGGCGTCCTGGCGTCGCTCCTGGCCAGCATGGTCCTTCTGCCGGCCCTCCTCAACGTGCTTCCGGTCCCGAAGCACGTTGGCGACCCGGAGAACCCGGGTGGCCTCGCCAGGGTGCTCGCCAGCCTCGGGCGGCTGACCACCCGCCGGCCCCGCGTCGTCGTCCTCACCGCGGTCGCAGTAGTCCTGGCAGGCCTGGTCGGCGTCCCACGCATAGTCACCGATACCTCCATCCTGGCGTTCTTCCCCGAAGGGGGCGCCACGCGCAGCAGCGTGGCCACCGTCGAGGAAGTGCTGGGGGGCTCCTCTACCATCACGGTGTGGTTGCAGGGCGACCTCGGTGACCCGGCGCTCCTGGCAGCCATGGAGGCCTACCAGCACGACGTGGCGAACCTCCCGGAACTGGGGGCCGGGCAGTCGATCGTGAACGTGATCCGCGCCCTCAACCTCACGCTCACCGGCGAGGACGCGTTGCCCCGCACGCGCGAGGCGGTGGCGCAGGAACTACTGCTCTACCAGTCCTCTGGTGACGTGAGTGACCTGACGCGCTTCATGACCCTCGATCAGCAGCAGGGCGTCATCAACTTCGTGGCCAAGTCGATGTCGACCGAGCGCGTCGCGGCAGTGACGAACGAGATGACTCGTCTGGCCGAAGCGCGCTTCGGCGATCTCGCGACCGTTAGATTCACCGGCAACCCTCTGCTCGAGCGCGAGATCGAGCAGGCCATGCGCCACGATTTCGTGATCAGCCTCACCCTCGCCATCGCGCTGGTGCTGATCATCGATAGCTTCGTGCGGTCGTTCCGTGCGGCTGCGGTGACGATCATCGTGCTCCTCTCCACCGTGGCGTTGCAGTACGGCCTCCTCGGCTGGCTCGGGCTGCCCCTCAACCTCGCCACCATGCTCATGGGCGCCCTCGCCATCGGTGTTGGCGACTACGCCATCCACCTCACCGTGCGCTACATGGAGGAGCGCCGGCACGGCCGCGACCCGGAGCAGGCCGTCATGCACACCCTCTACAGCACGGGCAGGCAGATCCTCTTCACGGCCCTCACGCTCGGCGCCGGCTTCGGCGCTCTAGCCTTCGCCAGCTTCGTCCCTGTCGCTACCCTCGGCCGGCTCATGCTGCTCACCGTAGGCCTCGTCGGAGTGGCCACCCTCACCCTCCTGCCTGCCGCCAGCCTCAGGTTCCTGCGCGACCCTCACGCTCGCGTCCACCTCTCCAAGGAGTTGACCCATGAAGAAGTCTGAACTCCCCAGCCTCGCGCGGACCACCCTCGCGCTGGTCTTGGTACTCGCCACCGTCGGCCTCGGCTCCGCCCAGAAGTACGCGGACGCCGCTGCCCTCACGGCCGCCATCGATGCCCGTCCCGAGCCCGCCACCAGCCAGGCCACCCTCACCATGACCATCACGACCGCCGACGGCCAGACGCTCACGCGTGAGATGCAGACGTGGAGTGAGGGCACCGCTAAGCGCATCATCAAGTTCACGGCGCCCGCAGACATCAAGGGCTCGGGCTTCCTGACCATCACGGCCGCCGACGGCAGCGAGGAGAAGCTCGTCTACCTACCCGCGCTCGATCGCGTGCGGCGCATCGCCGGCGGGCAGCAGGGCGACTCGTTCTTCGGTTCCGACTTCACCTACGAGGACATCACTGGCCTCGACCAGGCCGACTACACCCACGAGCTGCTCGGGGTGAGGGACGGTCCGACGTACGTGGTCGAGGCCGTCCCGACACCCGCGAGCGGTTCGAGCTACGAGCGCCTCGTCATCGAGGTGCCCGAGGCCACGCTGGTGCCGCAACGCGTCGAGTACTACCGGGCGGGCGAGCTCGTGAAGGTCCTCACCGTCGCTGGCCTCGCCGAGGTGGCCGGGTACACCGTGGCCACCGAGCGGCGCATGGAGAGCGTGCGAGACGGCAAGGCGACCACCGTCACCGTCATCACCCAGTCGAACCTCGTGCTCGACGAGGCGCTCCCGGCCGACCTCTTCACCGAGCGCTTCCTGAGGCGCTGACGTGCGCGCTGCCACCATCGCACGCAGGGTGCTGACGGCTGCGTTCATCCTGGCGCCGACCTGGGCCGTCGGCACCGTGCGCGCCGAGGCGCCGCAGCTGAGCGGGCGCGCGTCGGCCCTGTTCGGCGTCGCGGTCGACGGCGGTCTGAGCGTAGCCGCCGCCGACTTGGAACTGCGGCTCCAAGGAGAGGTGGGTTCCGGCTTCTTCCCCGACGCCGCCTACACGGCCGCCATCCAGGCGGGCTACGACGCGGCGACGGGCACCACTCGCTTCGAGCTCGACGAGGCGCATGTCACCCTCTACTTCACCGATGTCGACATCACGGTCGGCAAGCAGCGCAGGGCGTGGGGCTCGACGGACGGCGTGAACCCAGTCGACGTGCTCAACCCCCGCGACCTCACGTTCCCACCCGATAGCGAGAAGATCGCCGTGCCGATGCTGTACGGCTCCGTTCACGCGGGTGACGCGCGCGTGCAGCTCGCGGTTGTGCCGCTCTTCACCCCCTCCAGTGAGCCGGGCACGGCGTGGCGCACCGCCCCGACACCGACCCTACCGCCTGGCGCGACGGTCGTCGGGGTGCTACCGCCCGAGGTACACGTGCCCACGGCCGAGCTCGGCAACGTGCAGTTCGGCGCGCGCGCCACGTTAGCGGCTGGCGCGTTCGACGTGAGCGCCACGTACTTCACCGGTTTCCGCACCGAGCCGACGGCGAGCGCGCGTCTGGTGCCGACCGGCACCCCCGGCCAGTTCCACCTCCAGCCGGTGATCCGTTACGACCGCATGCAGCTGGTGGGGGTCGACTTCTCCGGCGCCATCGGTCCGGTGGTGGTGCGCGGCGAGGCGGCCTACGAGTTCACCGCCGATGCGGACGGCACCGACCCGGCGGTGGGCAACCATTCGCTGCAAGCAGTGCTGGGCGGGGAGTACCTCATCCCCGGCGGCCCGCGGGTAGTGCTGCAGGGCGTGCTCGACTACACCGCTCCCGACGCTGGTGGAGAGGCCGACCCGACCTTCAAGACAATGACCGTGCTCGCGTACCAGTCGGATGCACGCACGAGCTTCGACCTCGTTTGGTTACAGAGCTTGGACGGCAGTGGCCTGATTGTGCCGGGCGTGGCGTACACGTTCGCGGACGGGGTGACGGGCGAGGCGAAGGCCTACGTTTTCTACGGCGGCGCGGGCACCGAGTTCGGTGGCTGGCGGAACAACAGTCAGCTGCGGGTGGCGGTGGCTTACTCCTTCTGACCATCGACCGGGGTCGCCGGCTGTCGGTAGCTACCCGGACGGCCGGCGTTAACCCCCGCCTAACCGTGCCGTCGCAACCTATGCCGCAAGGAGGGTTCGACATGACACGACGCACTTTGATCATCGCCAGTCTCGCCGCCGCGGTGGCCTTCGCAGGAGGTAACACGCTCATGGGCGCCATGCGGCCCGGCACGGCGTCCGGCCCGGCGAGTGACCAGTCCACCGACCCGACCAAGGTCGTCGCTACCCCGGGGTCCGCCCTCGTACCCGTGAACGGTGGTGAGGATGGGTGGATGCTGGTTGGTCCGGATGGAACGGTGCTCGCCGGGCCAGACGGTAGGCCACCGGCGACCCCCAATGTCCTCGACGCGGGGGCGGTGGCCGGGATCGCCGCCGCGTTCGACCCTGCCGTCCGAACTGGACGCGACACGCGGGACGGGCGGGGAAGCGACTGCGATGAGCCGGACCGCAGGCACGATGACGACGATCACGACGACGATTACGACGATCACGACGACGATCATGACCGGGAAGGCTTGCGCTACCGGGTCACCGGCAGCCGGCCCGCGACGACCCTGGTGCGGAGCGAGCGATGAACCCCAAGCCTCGCCGCCCGAAGTTCGACAAGACGGCCTCGACGACCTGGCTGCTGGCGGTGTTGATCGGGTTGGGCGCGGGTGCGACGCTGCGCTTCGCGATGGACGACCGCGACGGGGCGGTAGCCGCGCGCTTGACGAGCGGGGAACGTCCCCCGCTCGCGGCTGCCGGGACGAGCGTGCGCGTCGTGGTCGTGGACCCGAGCGGCCGTGTGATCGGCACCTACGACGGCTCGGACCTCGCCCCTCACGCAACCGTCGCGCCGGCCGCTACAGGGGCAACGTTGCGCCGCGGTGAGTCGCGTTCCGCCGTAGCCGGCACGCGAGCGTCATGACAGCGCACTTCCCCTCGCTCGGCCCACGCCCAAGTCACACCGGCGGCCGCCAGCGCCCCGCCCCCCCGCCGTCTACCGTGCGCGTCGAGTTCAGCGGCATGGGCACGACGATCGCGGTGCAAGCACCCGAAGCGCGGCGCCTGGCGACCGAGCTGCGCCGCCTCGAGGCGCTACTCACGCGTTTCGACCCCGCCGGGGGTGTCGCGGGCCTGAACCGCACCGGGCGGCTGCGCGACCCGGCGCCTGAACTCCTGGCGGCCGTCCGCTGGGCCGTGGAGGCGTGCCACTTGACGGACGGCCTGGTCACGCCGCTGGTGGGGCGCTCCCTCGAGTGGCACGGCTACTCCGGGAGTTGGAGCGAGGGCGTCGACTGGCAGGCTCGGGAGGGCAAGCCACCACCCGTGCCGCCTATCGAGCAGCTCGTGGTGTCTGCCGACGAGATCGTCCTGCCGCCGGGCGCGGCCCTCGACTTGGGCGGCACCGCCAAGTCGTGGGCCGTGCAGCGCGTGGCCACAGGACTCGACCGGGTCGTGATCGACGCCGGCGGCGACGTACTCATCCGCTCCGCCGCGCCGAGCCGAGTGAACGTCATGGGCGCCGCCGAGCCTTGGCACCTCGAGCTGCCCCCCGGCGCCTGGGCGGTAGCCACCTCGAGTGTGGCGCGCCGCGCTTGGCGTGGTGGTCATCACCTCATCGACCCGCGCACCGGCAGGCCCGTGCGTGGACGGTGGACGCAGGCCACGGTGGTCGGCCGCTCGCTCGCCCTGGCCGAGCTGGCCACGAAACTGCTGCTCCTGGGCGTGCCCGTCCCGGAGACGCTCCAGGTCGAGCAGGCCTGGGTCGTCGACCGGGACGGCACCCTCCGGTGACGAGCGTGACTGGACCGTTCTCGTGACCACTACCACCAGCGCCTCCCGCCTGAACCGTTACCTGGTGTGGCTGCCGCTCGCGGCCCTGAGCCTCTACTGGCTTCTGGCCTACGCCGGACTGGCGCCCGGCGAGTGGACCTGGGGGTTCCTCCGCCTCACGGGCGTGATCGGCTACGCGCTCCTGGCCCTGAGCGTGGCGAGCGGCGCTCTCCTGGCCGCGCGTTTCGCGCCACCCGCCTGGCTGGCCAAGCCGCTGCAGTACGGGTGGCACGGTCTGACGGCCGGGAGCGGTCTGGCACTGGTCGGCATCCACGTGGCGCTGTCGCTCGTGAGCGCGCACTACCCGCAGTCGCTGGACGGTGTGCTCGTGCCGGGGCTCGCCACGTTCTCGCCCTTCGCCATGGGTCTCGGCACGATCGGCACTTACTTGCTCCTCGCGCCGTACCTGAGCTTCGCCGGGCGCAGGGTCTTGAGCGGTCGCTGGGTGAAGGTGTTCCACCTGTTCGCCTACCCCGGGTTCGCTGCTGGCACGTTGCATGGGATGCTGATAGGCAGCGACCGACTCGCGTGGCTCTACCTTGCAGGGCTGGCGTTGGTTGCGTTCACCGTCTCGGTGCGGCTCGCGGAGGGGCGGTGCCCGAGGCTGGAGGCCGGAGCGCATGAGGCTGCTGGTCATCGAGGATGACCCGCGTATAGGCGCCCCCCTCGTCGAGGCCTTGGAGGAGGGTGGTCACCGAGTCGCATGGGTCCAAGACGGCCCTGGTGGGCTCGCGGAGGCCCGCGCGGGGGAGTTCGACGCGTTGATCCTGGACGTGATGCTGCCGGGCCTGGACGGTTTCGACGTGGCGCGGACCTTGCGCAGTGAAGGCGTCGCCTCCCCGATCCTGTTCTTGAGCGCGCGGGGCGAGCTGACCGACCGGGTTACGGGCCTCGACCTCGGCGGTGACGCTTACCTGGTCAAGCCGTTCGCCCTGGCCGAGCTGAAGGCGACGCTACGGGCATTGGTGCGGCGCGGCAACGAGCTGGCTCCTGAGCGCATCGGGTTCGGTAGCGGGCGCGGCGAACTCCTCGCCGGTGAGCGCCGCGTTCTGTGGGACGGTCACGAGGTGGCGCTCACCGGGCGTGAGTACGACGTGCTCGAGGCTCTGCTGCGCGCGCCCGAGCGGTGGTTCACGCGCCAGGAGCTGCTCGACCGCGTCTGGGGCCCCGACTTCTTCGGGGAGCCCCGGGTGGTGGACGTGTACGTCAGGTACTTGCGGCAGAAGCTGGCGGACTCGGTGATCGAGAGTATGCGGGGCAGGGGGTACCGAGCCTCATGAGGGTGCGCCTCCTCGCACGGCTTCGGCGTCCGAACCTCCACCGCCGCCTGGCGGTCGCCCTGCTGGCGCAGACGGTCGTGGTGCTCCTCGTCACGGCCTTGGCCCTGTTCCTCGTGCTGCGCCAGTTCCTCGAGGTGGGTGAGGCACAGCGCCTCGAGCGCCTCGTTGGTCAGGTGAGTGTCCACGTGGCCAGCGATAAACATGACGTACTCGAGTTCGACCACGACTTTCCGGATGACGTACATGTGCGCCTGCTGCACCAGGGCGTGGTGCTCGCGGCGACGCCTGGCTTCCCGGCGATCCCCGTCGATTCGAGCCTCGGGCGCTCGAGGTCGGCGCAACACCAGGTGCTGACGCGCGAGTTGCGCGAGGACGGCGTGCGCTACACGCTGCAGCTGGCGGGCGACCCCACAGGTACCCAGCTGGCGCTCCGCGCTTACGTGATGGCGCTGGCCGTCATCGTGCCGGTCGCCGCCGTCCTCGTGGCGCTGCTCAGCAACCTACTTGCCGCCAACATGCTGACTCCCGTTGCC is a window encoding:
- a CDS encoding MMPL family transporter translates to MTHVARFALQHSRVVIGVFLAVTVVLAISATRIETAAATESLYPDDSRVDAIAEELQATFRHHDRLLLVTSGDIYSGPTMARVAALNAALQRLAGVEDVTSVATAKRMVDDDGFLIVDDLIPRQAPGVEPDAEELAAARAYLAGSPMYQNVTLVSSDGRHASFIIEMADGLDANAFAKSVVETVRTEWVGEYALAGQAFTSMELQSIIGRDLPVLGGLALVVIVLMLFLNFRTLQGTLLPLALILLGVVWGMGLFGLLGGKLMALTVIGPIAVMAVASSFIINMLGRYYFELAHGAGKRVAIDRMLGETGLGVIVSGVAISAAMSTFMLSSLQMVRGLGLVALLGVLASLLASMVLLPALLNVLPVPKHVGDPENPGGLARVLASLGRLTTRRPRVVVLTAVAVVLAGLVGVPRIVTDTSILAFFPEGGATRSSVATVEEVLGGSSTITVWLQGDLGDPALLAAMEAYQHDVANLPELGAGQSIVNVIRALNLTLTGEDALPRTREAVAQELLLYQSSGDVSDLTRFMTLDQQQGVINFVAKSMSTERVAAVTNEMTRLAEARFGDLATVRFTGNPLLEREIEQAMRHDFVISLTLAIALVLIIDSFVRSFRAAAVTIIVLLSTVALQYGLLGWLGLPLNLATMLMGALAIGVGDYAIHLTVRYMEERRHGRDPEQAVMHTLYSTGRQILFTALTLGAGFGALAFASFVPVATLGRLMLLTVGLVGVATLTLLPAASLRFLRDPHARVHLSKELTHEEV
- a CDS encoding response regulator transcription factor, which encodes MRLLVIEDDPRIGAPLVEALEEGGHRVAWVQDGPGGLAEARAGEFDALILDVMLPGLDGFDVARTLRSEGVASPILFLSARGELTDRVTGLDLGGDAYLVKPFALAELKATLRALVRRGNELAPERIGFGSGRGELLAGERRVLWDGHEVALTGREYDVLEALLRAPERWFTRQELLDRVWGPDFFGEPRVVDVYVRYLRQKLADSVIESMRGRGYRAS
- a CDS encoding FAD:protein FMN transferase; translation: MGTTIAVQAPEARRLATELRRLEALLTRFDPAGGVAGLNRTGRLRDPAPELLAAVRWAVEACHLTDGLVTPLVGRSLEWHGYSGSWSEGVDWQAREGKPPPVPPIEQLVVSADEIVLPPGAALDLGGTAKSWAVQRVATGLDRVVIDAGGDVLIRSAAPSRVNVMGAAEPWHLELPPGAWAVATSSVARRAWRGGHHLIDPRTGRPVRGRWTQATVVGRSLALAELATKLLLLGVPVPETLQVEQAWVVDRDGTLR
- a CDS encoding outer membrane lipoprotein-sorting protein; this encodes MKKSELPSLARTTLALVLVLATVGLGSAQKYADAAALTAAIDARPEPATSQATLTMTITTADGQTLTREMQTWSEGTAKRIIKFTAPADIKGSGFLTITAADGSEEKLVYLPALDRVRRIAGGQQGDSFFGSDFTYEDITGLDQADYTHELLGVRDGPTYVVEAVPTPASGSSYERLVIEVPEATLVPQRVEYYRAGELVKVLTVAGLAEVAGYTVATERRMESVRDGKATTVTVITQSNLVLDEALPADLFTERFLRR